Proteins encoded in a region of the Anopheles ziemanni chromosome 2, idAnoZiCoDA_A2_x.2, whole genome shotgun sequence genome:
- the LOC131281801 gene encoding serine/threonine-protein kinase Tor isoform X2 → MSMIKVLQFVNGLKSRNKDVQNKAIQELSLYVKTELRETPDDMFFEDFNHYIFEMLTSSDNNEKKGGILAIDCLINGDVVNTTNKISRYSNNLRNLLPVSDVCVMELAAKVLVKLALLPGSNGASSFEFDIKRAFEWLSEDRAENKRQAAVLVLRELAVAMPTFFYQQVGSFFDHIFVAIKDPKAVIREGAGQALRAVLILTSQREGTKQSNNTQWHMNCYDQAFECLREVPVREKNLNRDDRIHGSLIVFNEILRCTHAAWEKKYMQLDSLNVNQRRSIRPQAQGEGFFPRIRVPFMQKLGGHSSGRHSGTVSYSSRYYDVVTDMKFFRQNNSVQESALYRALVKEKYDTICQTVLDQRSSKSPYVIQTLLAIFPRLAAFNREEFVRLHLRTVVSYLLTLLRSKEKERNAAFIALGYIAVAVEKDIEPYTKSIMELIGSALPPKDTQSKRKAPVDHSVFMCVMLLGHALRSSIKHEIKEIIAPMLSTGLSPGLIICLRELCETVPETQPEITSGLLKILYYVLMNRPLPQFVLPKSHSLVSPAGYMAQVHDTATIVLALQTLGTFNFEGCSLLQFVQRCADHFLNSDQQEIRIEAVHTCTLLLKLALLANGNNGNDVSETLTRTLSSVLEKILVVGMSDDDPAVRLRVMKCLDESFDTQLAQPWFLNAMMNTLYDESFEMRELAIIIVGRLSVINPAYVMPTLRKTMVQLLTEMNHSGISRNKEQSARMLDHLIVSTPRLVASYMSPILNSLVPKLKEPDQNPGVVLNILRAIGDLAEVIGGYHILQKWTDELMQLLLDMLGDAGSTEKRAVALWTFGQLVSATGQVVVPYNKYPNLIDILINFLKTEQQLYVRRETIRVLGLLGALDPYKHKMNRGLIDSQTSNILISVPDTKNENDNTDLSTSQMLINMSTQLDEYYPAVVISTLMKILRDPTLSNHHLSVVQAITFTFTSLGIKGVPYLSQVLPCLLKNIVTAEMSLKEYLFQQLSTLISIVKQHIIGFMDDIFELIKTFWTMGGNGGQTNSTAAASLQPTIINLVEKIAIALGCEFKVYLPQLMPQILRVLLHDTSKDRMVTVKLLGALRNFGNNLDDFLHLIIPAIVKLFEPIDIPLNVAITALQTINYLAEVLDFTDFSSRILHPLVRVLDNYPELRPVALTTLCSIMIQLGRKFLVFVPLVNRVMLKHKIASVEYTKLLTKLQNNSTLALDDEFRIRQARNRNREISLPCDSTIKKFPVSMSDLETMFKANRRVSKDDWLEWLRRLSIILLKESKNPALRSCATLAQNYPQLLKDLFNAAFVSCWSDLSDKLKQDLAHSLTQALTVQDLPEITQTVLNLAEFMEHCESYPLKIDSKILGERAMECRAYAKALHYKEEEFHQTKEHHQSLFESLILINNKLQQKEAAEGLLEYAGRHRSSSEEMKVQVRWYEKLHSWEQARALYAEKLKANPTDLESRLGKMRCLEALGEWSALNDVTTENWDALGVEGQSKAGRLAAAAAWGLQDWEGMHRFVQCIPEDTQDGAFYRAVLAVHNRQYDLAQCLIDSTRDLLDTELTAMAGESYERAYGAMVCVQMLAELEEVIQYKLIPERRETIKSMWWDRLLGGQRLVEDWQRIIQVHSLVLSPKEDIRTWLKFASLCRKNGSLKLSEKTLVMLLEYDPMQKLNQALPIDKPHVTFAYTKHLHMAGYVKEAYDHLNRFVSSFVPHTGFAAASPGAPEELKDENRRLLARCYLKLGLWQSSAEGGMKDSQTINSVLSCYGRATKHDPNWYKAWHNWAYMNFEVVQTKKQQDEFTKNPGSAAERTMIKHYAVPAVRGFFQSINLSQGNSLQDTLRLLTLWFDHAQYEEVYEALVEGMRVIDKNTWLQVIPQLIARIDTPRNLVGQLIHYLLTEIGKTHPQALVYPLTVASKSAPGTRKQAAHKILTNMCEHSSTLVNQVLLISEELIRVAILWHEQWHEGLEEASRLYFGDHNVAGMLAILEPLHAMLQRGPQTLKESSFNQAYGRDLTEAQEWCKHYKNSRNIHDLNQAWDLYYHVFRRISRQLVQLTSLELQYVSPKLLACRNLELAVPGSYTPGQNLICIASIDPNLSIISSKQRPRKLTIRGSNGKNYMFLLKGHEDLRQDERVMQLFGLVNTLLLNDRDTFRRNLTIQRYAVIPLSTNSGLIGWVPNCDTLHKLIREYRDSKKTMLNIEHRIMLRMAPDYDHLTLMQKVEVFEHALEQTKGDDLAKLLWLKSPSSEVWFDRRTNYIRSLAVMSMVGYILGLGDRHPSNLMLDRLSGKILHIDFGDCFEVAMTREKFPEKIPFRLTRMLINAMEVTGIEGTYRRTCESVMHVLRRNKDSLMAVLEAFVYDPLLNWRLVEADRLRRSKNAGDMEGASGSMDDDSILSYNARRDARMNELNAGMMNMTVGGNGGGDVPDGNTAAQQNPVDVTNKKARAIVDRVKDKLTGKDFGKPEPVAVNRQIDLLIQQATSNENLCQCYIGWCPFW, encoded by the exons ATGTCGATGATAAAAGTGTTACAATTCGTGAACGGGCTCAAGTCCCGCAACAAGGATGTGCAGAACAAGGCTATCCAGGAGCTGTCGCTGTACGTGAAAACGGAGCTTCGTGAAACACCCGACGACATGTTCTTCGAGGATTTCAATCATTACATATTCGAAATGCTCACCAGCTCGGATAACAATGAGAAGAAAGGAGGAATTTTAGCTATCG ATTGTCTCATCAATGGTGATGTTGTGAATACGACGAACAAGATTTCTCGTTATTCGAATAATCTGCGCAACCTGCTACCCGTCAGCGATGTATGCGTTATGGAGCTGGCGGCAAAGGTCCTTGTGAAGCTAGCGTTGCTACCCGGTTCCAACGGGGCCAGTTCATTTGAGTTTGATATCAAGCGGGCATTCGAGTGGCTTTCGGAAGATCGAGCGGAAAACAAGCGACAGGCGGCTGTATTGGTACTGCGCGAGTTAGCGGTTGCCATGCCAACCTTTTTCTACCAGCAAGTGGGAAGCTTCTTCGATCACATTTTTGTTGCCATCAAGGACCCGAAGGCGGTCATTCGCGAAGGTGCCGGCCAGGCGTTGCGGGCAGTGTTGATTCTAACCTCCCAGCGGGAGGGTACCAAGCAGAGTAACAACACCCAGTGGCATATGAACTGTTACGATCAGGCCTTTGAGTGTTTGCGCGAGGTTCCGGTGCGCGAGAAAAACCTCAACCGGGACGACCGCATCCACGGGTCTCTTATCGTGTTCAACGAAATCCTGCGCTGTACGCATGCTGCGTGGGAAAAGAAATACATGCAGCTGGATAGCCTAAATGTAAACCAGAGGCGATCGATAAGACCACAGGCGCAAGGTGAAGGATTCTTTCCTCGTATTCGTGTGCCTTTTATGCAAAAACTTGGAGGACATTCATCCGGTAGACACTCGGGTACGGTCAGCTACAGTTCGCGCTACTACGATGTGGTGACCGATATGAAATTCTTCCGGCAAAACAACAGCGTTCAAGAGAGTGCGCTTTATCGTGCGCTCGTAAAGGAAAAGTATGACACCATATGCCAGACGGTACTCGACCAGCGAAGCTCGAAATCACCCTACGTTATTCAAACCTTGCTAGCTATCTTTCCCCGTTTGGCCGCGTTCAATCGAGAGGAATTCGTCCGTTTGCATTTGCGTACCGTTGTTAGCTATCTGCTGACGCTGCTGCGAAGCAAGGAAAAGGAACGCAATGCAGCCTTCATTGCTCTGGGCTACATTGCGGTGGCAGTAGAAAAGGACATTGAGCCCTACACCAAAAGTATCATGGAGCTGATTGGGAGTGCACTACCACCGAAAGACACGCAGAGCAAGAGAAAAGCTCCGGTAGACCATTCCGTGTTTATGTGCGTAATGCTTCTGGGGCATGCGCTTAGGAGCAGCATTAAACATGAGATTAAAGAAATCATAGCCCCAATGCTTTCGACTGGGCTGAGCCCGGGATTAATTATATGCCTGCGTGAACTGTGCGAAACCGTACCGGAAACGCAGCCGGAAATAACGTCTGGGCTCCTCAAGATCCTGTACTATGTATTGATGAATCGTCCGTTGCCGCAATTTGTTTTACCCAAGTCACACTCGCTCGTTTCCCCCGCCGGATACATGG CACAAGTCCACGATACGGCCACCATCGTTCTTGCACTGCAAACACTGGGGACGTTCAATTTCGAAGGCTGCAGTCTGTTGCAGTTCGTGCAGCGCTGCGCAGATCATTTTTTGAACAGTGATCAGCAGGAGATTCGCATCGAAGCAGTCCATACGTGCACGCTTTTATTGAAACTGGCGCTCCTAGCGAATGGAAATAATGGAAACGACGTTTCAGAAACGCTCACACGTACACTCAGTtcggtgttggaaaaaatccTCGTTGTTGGGATGTCGGACGACGATCCGGCCGTGCGTTTGCGGGTGATGAAATGCCTCGACGAAAGTTTTGACACGCAGCTCGCTCAACCGTGGTTCCTCAATGCGATGATGAATACGCTGTATGACGAGTCGTTCGAGATGCGCGAGCTGGCGATCATCATCGTCGGGAGACTGTCGGTGATCAATCCGGCCTACGTTATGCCCACGCTACGGAAAACCATGGTGCAGCTTCTAACGGAGATGAACCACTCGGGCATCAGCCGAAACAAAGAGCAGAGTGCGAGGATGTTGGATCACCTTATCGTTAGCACACCGCGATTGGTAGCTTCGTACATGAGTCCAATACTGAATTCTCTTGTACCGAAGTTAAAAGAACCCGATCAAAACCCGGGTGTGGTTTTGAACATCCTGCGTGCGATAGGCGACCTGGCCGAGGTGATCGGAGGGTATCATATTTTGCAAAAGTGGACCGACGAGTTGATGCAGCTCCTGCTGGACATGCTCGGTGATGCCGGTTCGACCGAGAAGCGGGCGGTAGCGCTGTGGACGTTCGGACAGCTGGTCAGCGCGACGGGTCAAGTGGTGGTGCCGTACAACAAGTACCCGAATCTAATCGACATCCTAATCAACTTCTTGAAAACCGAGCAGCAACTATACGTACGCCGGGAGACGATCCGTGTGCTAGGCTTACTCGGGGCACTCGATCCGTACAAGCACAAAATGAACCGCGGACTTATCGACAGtcaaacgagcaatattctcatCTCCGTGCCGGATACGAAAAACGAGAATGACAACACGGATCTCTCTACCTCGCAAATGTTGATCAACATGAGCACCCAGTTGGACGAGTACTATCCGGCGGTGGTGATCTCGACGCTAATGAAAATCTTACGTGACCCAACACTCTCCAATCATCACCTGAGCGTGGTGCAAGCGATCACATTCACCTTCACCAGTCTGGGAATCAAGGGAGTACCCTACTTATCGCAGGTTTTGCCTTgccttttgaaaaatatcgtCACGGCCGAGATGAGCCTCAAAGAGTACCTTTTCCAGCAGCTTTCGACATTAATTTCCATCGTAAAGCAGCACATAATAGGCTTCATGGATGATATTTTTGAACTCATCAAGACCTTCTGGACGATGGGAGGAAACGGTGGTCAGACAAATTCGACTGCCGCTGCATCACTGCAGCCCACGATCATTAATCTTGTGGAAAAGATCGCGATAGCCCTTGGGTGCGAATTTAAGGTGTACCTTCCTCAGCTAATGCCACAAATCCTCCGCGTGCTGCTTCACGATACCTCCAAGGATCGCATGGTCACAGTCAAGTTGCTCGGGGCGTTGCGGAACTTTGGCAACAACCTGGATGACTTCTTGCATCTGATCATTCCAGCGATAGTGAAACTGTTCGAACCGATCGACATCCCGCTGAATGTGGCCATCACGGCACTACAAACGATCAACTATCTGGCTGAGGTGCTCGACTTCACCGACTTTTCGTCGCGCATCCTGCATCCGTTGGTACGCGTTCTGGACAACTATCCCGAACTGCGCCCGGTCGCTCTTACAACGCTCTGCTCGATCATGATCCAGCTCGGACGCAAATTTCTGGTCTTTGTGCCGCTCGTTAACCGAGTGATGCTCAAGCACAAGATTGCCTCGGTGGAGTACACGAAGCTGCTAACGAAGCTGCAGAATAACAGCACGCTAGCGCTGGACGACGAGTTCCGCATACGGCAGGCGCGCAATAGAAACCGCGAGATTTCCTTGCCGTGCGATAGTACTATCAAAAAGTTCCCCGTTTCCATGTCCGACCTGGAAACGATGTTCAAGGCCAATCGGCGCGTCTCCAAGGACGACTGGTTGGAGTGGTTGCGCCGTTTGAGCATCATCCTGCTGAAGGAATCGAAAAACCCCGCCCTACGTTCGTGTGCTACACTTGCACAAAACTACCCGCAGCTGCTGAAGGACCTGTTCAACGCTGCATTCGTGTCCTGCTGGTCGGACCTCTCGGATAAGCTCAAGCAAGACCTGGCGCACAGCTTGACCCAGGCGCTGACGGTACAGGACCTGCCGGAGATAACGCAGACCGTGCTGAATCTGGCCGAATTTATGGAGCACTGTGAAAGCTACCCGCTCAAGATCGACTCGAAGATTCTGGGCGAGCGGGCGATGGAGTGTCGGGCGTATGCGAAAGCGCTGCACTACAAGGAAGAAGAGTTCCACCAGACGAAGGAGCACCACCAATCGCTGTTCGAGTCGCTGATCCTGATCAACAACAAGCTGCAGCAGAAGGAGGCCGCCGAGGGACTGCTGGAGTACGCCGGACGACACCGGTCGAGCTCGGAGGAGATGAAGGTGCAGGTCCGGTGGTACGAGAAGTTGCATAGCTGGGAGCAGGCGCGAGCACTGTATGCGGAAAAGTTGAAGGCGAATCCTACCGACCTGGAGTCTCGGCTGGGCAAAATGCGTTGCCTCGAGGCACTGGGCGAGTGGTCCGCCCTGAACGACGTCACGACAGAAAACTGGGACGCGCTGGGGGTGGAAGGGCAGAGTAAGGCAGGTCGGCTGGCCGCGGCGGCCGCATGGGGTCTTCAGGATTGGGAAGGAATGCATCGTTTCGTGCAGTGCATCCCCGAGGACACCCAGGATGGGGCGTTCTATCGTGCGGTGCTGGCCGTGCACAATCGACAGTACGACTTGGCACAGTGTTTGATCGATTCGACGCGCGACCTCCTCGACACGGAGCTCACGGCAATGGCAGGCGAGTCGTACGAACGAGCCTACGGTGCGATGGTGTGCGTGCAGATGCTGGCCGAGCTGGAGGAGGTGATCCAGTACAAGCTCATCCCGGAGCGGCGGGAAACGATTAAATCGATGTGGTGGGACCGGCTGCTCGGAGGCCAACGGCTCGTTGAAGATTGGCAGCGCATCATTCAGGTACACTCGCTGGTCCTCTCGCCCAAGGAGGACATCCGCACGTGGCTAAAGTTTGCTTCACTGTGTCGCAAAAACGGCTCGCTAAAGTTGTCCGAGAAGACACTCGTCATGCTGCTCGAATACGATCCGATGCAGAAGCTCAACCAAGCGCTGCCCATTGACAAACCGCACGTCACGTTCGCGTACACCAAGCACCTGCACATGGCAGGGTACGTGAAGGAAGCGTACGATCATCTCAACCGGTTCGTATCATCATTCGTGCCACACACGGGATTCGCGGCCGCTAGCCCAGGTGCTCCGGAGGAGCTGAAGGacgaaaatcgaagactgttGGCGCGCTGCTACCTCAAGCTGGGTCTCTGGCAGAGTAGCGCCGAGGGTGGAATGAAGGATTCGCAGACGATTAACAGCGTGCTGTCGTGCTATGGACGTGCGACCAAGCACGACCCGAACTGGTACAAGGCGTGGCACAACTGGGCGTACATGAACTTCGAAGTGGTGCAGACGAAAAAACAACAGGACGAGTTCACCAAAAACCCGGGCAGTGCGGCAGAGCGGACCATGATCAAACACTACGCCGTCCCGGCAGTGCGCGGCTTCTTCCAGTCGATCAACCTGTCGCAGGGCAACTCGCTGCAGGACACGCTCCGGCTGTTGACGCTTTGGTTTGACCATGCGCAGTACGAGGAAGTGTACGAAGCGCTCGTCGAGGGAATGCGGGTGATCGATAAGAATACCTGGTTGCAGGTGATCCCGCAGCTGATTGCCCGCATCGACACACCACGCAACCTTGTCGGTCAACTAATCCACTACCTGCTAACCGAGATTGGCAAAACGCACCCGCAGGCTCTGGTTTACCCGCTGACCGTGGCTTCCAAGTCGGCTCCCGGAACCCGTAAACAAGCGGCTCACAAAATCCTCACCAACATGTGCGAGCATTCATCGACGCTCGTCAACCAGGTGCTGCTTATCAGCGAAGAGCTCATCCGTGTTGCCATCCTATGGCACGAACAGTGGCACGAAGGGCTAGAGGAAGCATCTCGCCTGTACTTTGGTGACCACAATGTGGCGGGAATGTTGGCGATCCTCGAACCCCTGCACGCAATGCTCCAGCGGGGACCGCAGACTCTGAAGGAATCGTCGTTCAATCAGGCGTACGGGCGCGATCTAACGGAGGCGCAggaatggtgcaaacattacaAG aattcTCGAAACATCCATGATTTGAATCAAGCGTGGGATCTGTACTACCACGTCTTCCGGCGCATCTCCCGTCAACTGGTGCAACTGACCTCGCTCGAGCTGCAGTACGTCAGTCCGAAGCTGTTAGCGTGTCGCAACTTGGAGCTGGCCGTACCGGGCAGCTACACGCCGGGTCAGAATCTGATTTGTATTGCGAGCATCGATCCGAACCTCTCGATCATAAGCTCTAAGCAGCGTCCCCGCAAGCTTACCATTCGCGGTTCGAACGGTAAGAACTACATGTTCCTGCTGAAGGGTCACGAGGACTTACGCCAGGACGAACGCGTCATGCAGCTGTTCGGTTTGGTCAATACACTGCTGCTGAACGATCGAGATACGTTTCGTCGTAATCTCACCATCCAGCGGTACGCCGTCATTCCGCTCAGCACCAACTCGGGCCTGATCGGTTGGGTGCCGAACTGCGACACACTGCACAAGTTGATTCGAGAGTATCGTGATTCGAAGAAGACGATGCTCAACATCGAACACCGGATAATGCTGCGAATGGCACCGGACTACGATCATCTCACGCTAATGCAGAAAGTGGAAGTGTTTGAGCATGCGCTCGAGCAGACGAAGGGCGACGATCTGGCAAAGCTGCTGTGGCTCAAGAGCCCCTCGTCGGAGGTGTGGTTCGATCGGCGCACCAACTACATTCGCTCGCTAGCGGTGATGTCGATGGTTGGCTACATTCTCGGCCTTGGCGATCGCCACCCATCGAATCTGATGTTGGATCGGCTGAGTGGAAAAATTCTGCACATTGACTTTGGCGATTGTTTCGAG GTTGCGATGACGCGAGAAAAGTTCCCGGAGAAAATTCCCTTCCGTCTAACGCGCATGCTGATCAACGCGATGGAAGTGACGGGCATTGAGGGAACGTACCGGCGCACGTGCGAAAGCGTCATGCACGTGCTGAGACGTAACAAGGACAGTCTAATGGCGGTACTGGAAGCGTTCGTGTACGACCCGCTGCTGAACTGGCGACTGGTCGAGGCGGATCGCCTGCGCCGGTCGAAGAATGCAGGGGACATGGAAGGCGCATCGGGAAGCATGGATGACGACTCGATACTGAGCTATAATGCCCGACGCGACGCCCGGATGAATGAGCTGAATGCAGGTATGATGAACATGACCGTCGGTgggaatggtggtg GAGACGTGCCGGATGGAAATACGGCAGCGCAGCAAAATCCGGTAGATGTGACGAACAAGAAAGCACGCGCGATCGTTGACCGGGTGAAGGATAAGTTGACTGGTAAAGACTTCGGCAAACCCGAACCAGTGGCCGTCAATCGGCAGATTGATCTGCTCATTCAGCAAGCTACAAGTAACGAAAACCTCTGCCAGTGCTACATTGGCTGGTGTCCTTTCTGGTAA